The region GTCTACAGCCGTCTTTAAATTTGCAGTACGATAGTGATGGCGGCCACAGTTGGGCAGGAATGGGCTGGGATATTTCGGTTCCGGCAGTAAGTATTGAAACCCGTTGGGGAGCGCCAAGATATGATGCGGTTAACGAAACAGAAAGTTATGCTGTGGGAGGAGAAGCGTTGATCCCAAACTCACACAGAGCCGAATGGATTGTCAGAACTTCAGATAAACAATTTTATCCAAGACGAGAAAGTGCTTTTCAGCAAATTATCCGTAAAGGATCATCACCTAAAAATTACTATTGGGTGGTAAAAGATAAAAGTGGTGTAGCAAGTTATTATGGAGGAACACAATCCGGACTTGCCACAAATAGTGTTTTACAAGATGCGAATGGAAATATAGGACATTGGGCACTTTGTCTTCAGGTAGATTTAAAAGGAAATACAGTTGAATACGAATACGACAAACGCGACGGAGAACTCTATCTTAAAAAAGTATATTATACCGGTTTTGGTTCTCAAAAAGGAAATTACAGCGTTACTTTCGTAAAAAACTCAGATCTTGGAGAAGCAAACCGTCCGGATGCTCAGGTTTCGGCTAGGTTGGGTTTTAAACAGCTCAACAACCAATTATTACGAAAAATTGAAGTTCGTTACAAAAACGATATGATTCGTAGTTATGAATTGAAATTTAAGGAAGGTGCTTTCAAAAAAACTTTATTAGAATCGATTTCAGAATACGATTCTGAATCAAAATTATTTTATACGAATACTTTAGATTATTTTGATGATGTTCGGGATGCTTCGGGTAAATACAATCCGTTTGGACCGGAGCAGAATTGGAGTGTTCCTAACGATAATCTGAAAAACAGTTCTATTCCGTCTTTTAGTGATATACTTTTTTCAGGAAAACACTCTTTGGTAAGCAGTTCCGAAGGTTCTACAGAAGGAGTGAGTTACAGACTTGGAGTTGGTTTGGCAACAAACGCAGGAAGTTTAAAAGGCTTTACAGTTGGAGGACACGGAGGAAACAGCTGGGGTTCGTCTGATGTTGCCGTAATTTTAGAAGATCTTGACGGAGACGGACTTCCGGATAAAGTATTTAAAACCAAAAGCGGTGTGTATTACAGAAAGAACTTATCTGCTTCAGGGCAAAATTCTTTTGGTGATTTACAACAGCTGAACATCAGTGATGTTGGATATTCCAAATCGACTTCATTTAACTGGGGTGTCGATTTGAATTTAAAATTTGGAAATATTGGGTATGACGAACAGCGTTCGACCAATAAAACCAAAGTCTATTTTATGGATTTTAATGGTGATGGTCTGACGGATTTTGTTCGCAACGGACAAGTGTATTACAATCGTCTGGAAAACGGAATACCGACTTTTAGAAACAGCAGCACAGGAACTCCTTCTCCTGTATTTGGAGGCGGTAATGTAACTATTCCCGGTTATACTACGATTTCGGCAGAAGAAATAGAAAAACAAAATCCATTGCACGATGTGGTTCGTATGTGGGAAGCACCTGCAAAAGGAATTATTTCTGTTTCGCATCAATATCAATTAGTTCAGGAAACCACTCCCGAGCGAATAAAAGCACGTGCAGAATATGTAAACAATGCTGGTGATGATAAAGCAGACGGAGTTCGCTTGTATTTTCAAAAAGGAAATCAACTAATCTGGAATGAAGCAATTGGAGCAACCGATTATAATCTTAAAAACAGGCAAAATGCTTCACTTTCTGTCGAGAAAGGTGAACGATTGTATTTTAGGGTAAGTTCTGTAAAAGACGGAAATTTTGATACTGTAATTTGGGATCCGGTCATTACTTATTTACAGACCAAACAATACGACAGGGATTTAAACGGTAATCTTGCAGAAAGTGATTTTACTGTGCCTTCAGCTTTAAAAGATGTTAACGCTTATTCACTGGCATCCTATCAGGCAAGTACCGATTTCTTCAGCAGTTCTTTGGCAGGAAAAGTAGTTCCGACAGCCGGGAATGTTTTACTGAAAGGTATTTTGAACAAACCGGTAACTTCAGATCATATCAAATTAGTGATTACTAAAAGTTATTTGGATCAGAGTAATCCATCTGTTGTGGTTTTTGAAAAGACATTTTTGGCAAATGAAGTTGCGTCGTTTAATTTGGCTTCTGTAAGTCTGCCTTCATTTGAAGCAGAAACGCAGATTAGTTTAGCCTTACAGACGGAAACCAATATCAATTGGCAGACCGTTTCTTTTGCGCCAACAGTAACAGTTCCGGCTTATGTAGGCGGAGTAGCAGAAGAAGTTCCGATAGAAGTTTCTCATTTGTTGTACAATAAAAGAGAAGGAAATTATAATATGCCCGGAGTAATTTCTACTACAGGCGGAAAAGTAAAACTAAGCATTTTACCGCAGGATTTAATATTGGCAACCCCATTTCAGTATCCCGGAAATATCAATAATTACAATGGAGAGGTAATTATTTCGGCTAAACAAAATAATGTTTTACTGGCTCGTAATCGTTATCAGATTGCAGCAGGAACTATGGTGTTACTAAATAATGCTTTTGATAATTCAGTTAATTATCCGGATGCTGTTTTAGGTATACCAATTCAGTTAGAAATAACGGTATCCAATCAGCAGTCGATTACGATTCTAAAGAATTATCCAAAAGCCAATGCTTTAAATATTCAGGTTCAGGTAACCGATTTAAAAGATATTGCAGATCTTACAGATGATGTAATCTGGACCAAAACAACAGATGATTTTGCTATTTACAGCCTTTTAAATACTGATGAGAGAACGTTAGGATTGTATTATAGAAACTGGGGCGGATTTGTTATTAACGGAAATCTGGCTACCAACACTATAGACCAAACACAGTTAAAACAATCCGACGCTTACAATACCGAGCCGGATTTAAATAATACAGATCCTGAAAATTACGATGGTAAAGGTTATGAAGTGGCCAATAATTATTTTGTGTCATTAAATCCATCTTATACTAAAACCAAATGGGAAGGTTTAGAAGAAGGAATTTACATTAAAGGACCAACGATAGGAACTTCAAGACTTGGTGAAGATGATATCGCCGATTATACCGATTTTTCGCTTCCAAATTTACAGGGAGGAAGTACGACTGCACTTGATATGATTAACGAAAGCAAGAGTAAAAGTATTTCAGCGGGAGTTTCGGCAGGTCAGGCAAACATTGGTTACAGCAAATCCATAGACGGTGATTCGTATGTAACGCAGACCATGAGCGATTTCAATGGTGACCGTTTCCCGGATTATATTCGTGGAGGAAACATACAGCTAACAGCTCCTGTAGGAAAGGTTTCAGATGAAATAATTAATATTGGAGATAATTTCAGTCATTCTAAAACAAGTTCTGAGGGACCAAATTTTGGCGGAAGTTACAGTCACGGAGCACCTTCAAACTCTTTGAGTGTTACCGTTGCAAAAGCGGATGTGAAAGAGAAATCCTCTGAAGGAACTGCTTCAAAAGAAGCCGAAAAAGGAGGAAACAGCATTTCGGTAAGTGCTTCACAGGGGAAAGGTGAAGACCGTTCTGCAATGATACACAGCGATATTAACGGTGACGGACTTCCGGATAAAATCTCTGAAAACGGTGATGTTTATTTAAATACGGGTTATGGTTTTTTACCTGCTGAAAAATGGAATTTTAATACGCTGAATAAAGGAAATTCAATCGACTGGAGTGCCGGATTAGGATTTAGTATTAAGCAAGGTTCTATTTCTGGCGGAGCAAATTATGCCAGATCACAATCGGATAGCGATGAATCTTTTATGGATATTAACGGTGACGGACTTGGCGATAAAATTCGATATGTTGGCAATACCATGCTAGTTTCATTAAACTTAGGAAATGCTTTTGATGCGCCGGTTGTATATCCGAGATTTCCAGAAATGAGTCAAAATAAAGGGGTGAGTTACGGAATAAATGCCAATGTTTCTATTGATATAATTGCTTGGTTATTGCGTATTACGCCAACAATTGGAGGAAGTAAAGGTTGGAGTACAAATCGTTCTGAAGGAACTTTTACGGATATCGATGGTGATGGAAACCTGGATTATATTGTTTCTAAAGATGATGGACATCTGACAGCACAGCTTTCTAACATCAAAAGAACCAATAAACTAAAAAGCGTTAAAAATGGTGCAGGAAACAGCTATGTGGTAGATTACGAACTGACTAAACCAAGCTACGAAAATCCATCAGCAAAATGGGTTTTACAGTCGGTAGATGTTTTTGACGGACATACCGGAGATGGTATTGATCATTCGATAGCAAAATTCAGATACGAAGACGGCTTTCAGGATCGTCGTGAAAGAGATTTTTACGGATTCGGAAAAGTGATTCAGGAACAGATTGATGTTGCGGATAATTCTGTTTTTATGACGACAGTTCAGGAATTTTACAATCAGGATTATTTTAGAAAAAGTCTTTTAAGACACAGTTATACTTTAGACAAAAATGGCAAAATGCGTCAGGAGTCTGAAAACGAATACAGTTTTGTTGATGTGGCAACTCAGGCGAGCGTTCCGGTTTCAGAATTAAATTTACCTTCCTGTGATGCTAAAAGAATTTTCATAGGATTAATTCATGCCAATCAAAAAGTATACGAAGGAGGAAGTGAGTATTTAGAAACCAATACTTTCAATACTTATGATGCCAACGGAAATATTATTCAGTACGAAGATTTAGGAAATGGTTCTGCAGATGATAAAGTAACGGCAAAAATTAGCTATTACGAAAGTACTACACCATATTACGGTGGAATCCCAAAACAACTGGAAGTATTTACAACAGAAGGATTAAAGCGAAAAAGAGCTACAACAATCAATACTACAACGGCAGAAGTAACACAAATTAAAAATTACGCTGCTGCAGATAAAATTGCGATTACGGATATTGAATATGATACTTACGGAAACCTGCAAAAAATTACAGGACCATCAAATCATAAGGCACAGCGTATGACATTGGAATATGTATTTGATACTGAGAATCATCAATACATGACCGAAATCAAAGATGCATTTGGTTACCAGAATAAAATGGAGTATGATTACCGTTTTGGAATTCCGTTAAAAACAACTGATCGTAATGACCAAAGCACGATTTACACATTAGATGGAAAAGGTCGTATAGCAACTATTAAAGCACCTTATGAAATTGCTTCGGGTAAACCATACACGATTGCGTATGAATATTTTCCGGAAGCCAAAGTACCTTACGCTAAAACCAAAAATTACGATCCAGAGTTTGACAAGGATATTGAAACCTATACCTATACCGATGGTTTAGGAAGAGCTTTGCAGGTTAAAAAAACAGCCAGTTTGTTTACTCAGGCAGGCAGTGCCGATCAGGAAGCTCTTATCATTTCAGGAAAAACAATTTATGATGGATTGGGAAGAGCAACAACAAGCTACTACCCAACTACGACAACAACAATAGATAATAATTTCAGTACAGCAGTATCAAACGTAACACCGACTAAAACAGAGTACGATGAGGTAAGCCGTGCAGTAAAAGTAACGTTGCCAGACGGAAGTACCAATTCGACAGTTTTTGCAATAGAAAGTTATGATGGAGTTCCTGTTTTAAGAACAACTCAAACCGATGCTTTAAACAAAACAACTGGGACTTTTACCGATGCTACAGGACAAAATTTAGCCAGTATGCAGAACGATTTGATCACAAAGTTTGAAACCAATGCGCTGGGCGAAATGATCAAAGTAACCGATGCGATGGATCATATTACCCAAAGCAGTTACGACTGGTTAGGAAGACGTGTTGAGTTTACGCATCCAGATGCAGGAACAACAAAAATGGAATACGATTTGGCAGGTAACCTGACGACTCGTATCACACAGGATATTAAAAATACAGTTCCTAATGGTGGTGCTATACAATATGTATACAATTACAACCGTTTGGAAAGCATAAAATACCCTAAAAATCCGCAGAACAATGTACAGTACAATTACGGAAAAGCAGATGGAACCCCATCTCGCCGTGGCAGATTATGGTTTGTACAGGATGCCAGTGGTGGACAGGAGTTTTTCTATGGAAAATTAGGCGAGATCGAAAAAGAAATTAGAACACTTCGTATTACGCCAACCGATATACAAACCTATATCTCGCAATACGAATATGATACTTGGAACCGTATCCAAAAAATGACGTATCCTGATGGCGAAGTGGTCGAGTATACCTATAACCGCGCCGGAAATTTGCAAAGTATGCAGGGTAAAAAAGAAAGCCATACCTATGATTACATCAAACAATTAAGTTATGATGAATTTGAACAGCGCAAATATTTAAAATACGGAAACGACACCGAAACCAATTATACTTACGATCCTGTTATGCGCAGACTACAGCAGTTACAGGTAAAAAGCGGCACAAGACAAGTCATGAATAATGCCTACGGTTATGATTTGGTCGGAAATGTATTGAGTATAAAAAATACCGCGCCTGTAGTAAATAATACATTAGGAGGAACTTCTGCTCACGAATACCAATACGATGATTTTTACCGATTAAAGTCTGCAAAAGCAGTTTATCAAGGAGAGTTTACCAAGGCGAGTTATGAGCTGAATATGAGCTATAACAAAATGCATAATATTACCAAAAAAGATTTAATTCATACCGTAAACAATGAGCAGAAAGGTTATGTGTTAGATTACAATTACGATAACGAACTGCATCCTAACGCGCCGAATAAAATTGCCGAGACAGGAAAAGCAGAACCAAGACAATACGTTTACGACGGAAACGGAAACCCAACAAGTTACACCGAAGAAAAAAGCTTCAGAAAAATGACATGGGATGAAGATAATCGTTTAATGGGAATCAATGATAATGGAAGAATTCATCAATATACTTATGATGCAGGAGGAGAAAGAGTAATAAAAAGCTCAGGAGATTCTCAGAATGTAGCCATAAACGGCGAAACTGCAGCAACGATTGTGCATACTGATGATTACACGGGTTATGTTTCTCCGTATTTTGTGATTAGTAAAGGAAAGTTTACCAAACATTATTTTGAAGGTGCAGGACGAATTGTAAGTAAATTGGGCAATGGAGCATTTGCACAACCTTTGAAAATAACAGCAGGAGGTGTCAATTACGGCAAACTAACGGCAGAACAGCAAAAAGCATTAGACACTTATGTAAAAAGCTTAGGATTACCGCCAGGCCCGCCAACACAACAAGGAATTTATGCAACCCCAGAATTTACGGGTGATCCGTACCCTAGCGAAGTCATAAAACCGGTAGAAGAAAACCAGGAACCTCCCGAAGGATGGCCAAGAAACCCAATTTTCAATGCTCCGGGTGATGTGCCAGGACCTCCAGTACAGTTTGGACCTCCTGTAGAACCTACAACAGTAAAAGGCGGAGAAGGTTTTACCGGAACAGGAATGCCGGAAAATGATATTTTTTATTTTCATCCGGATCATTTGGGAAGTACTTCGTATATTACAACCAAAAACGGAAGCATAAGCCAGCATGTGGAGTATATTGCTTTTGGAGAGATTTTATTTGAGGAGCATTCATCTAGTTTTTCTTCACCTTATTTGTTTAATGGGAAGGAGTTGGATAGGGAAACGAATTTGAGTTATTATAGTGCGAGGTATTATGATGCTAAGACTAGTTTGTGGTTAAGTGTTGATCCAAAAATGGAAAAATATCCAGATATTGGTTCATATGTTTTTGTAGCCAATAACCCTCTCAATGCTGTTGATCCAAATGGGGAAGATATCGTCTTTTTTAACAATCAAGGGACTGAGATTCACCGTATAAAAAATGATAAAGTATTTGAAACATATGTTTCAAATCCAAAAGGTATAATTTATCCAGGAACATCTCCATTTGGAACTTT is a window of Flavobacterium crocinum DNA encoding:
- a CDS encoding SpvB/TcaC N-terminal domain-containing protein, which produces MKNRIIILVFLIGAFLFAANIGEYKITSLFSENKPEEKTVSVLDSTVVLKNENKTTKLFTADIQEGIIGADNPEDIDDAYDNVFHLKVDELPVQNENAYLEYELFGYDQAASISRSLNNQPSIGGQFLSHQKTWTTQSELLSEKSLRKGDNVLLFTAPEETANGYKIRNVRIVYKNGNQISDFTLLKTADKLYIKGANFPSQIKKMTIAGIVVDMNQPEFELVLDAQQAGESISVQKETVSGVIVNEKIEVKHFSKVEGFRPIENAKERISKVINFETANSLEYKDFLAFFPAGSLKSNIKVSVSGLRKIDIAPLNSAMVNVTAVNAGFRLLPHGTIFEKAVTLSLPYDKTTIPEGYTEKDINVFYFDENKRLWQEVTKDSLDIKQGIIKAKTTHFTDFIAGIIKMPESPETSGYTPTSIKDLKAASPLVGIQSIAPPSANGRGTMSTGFAIVIPNGRAGLQPSLNLQYDSDGGHSWAGMGWDISVPAVSIETRWGAPRYDAVNETESYAVGGEALIPNSHRAEWIVRTSDKQFYPRRESAFQQIIRKGSSPKNYYWVVKDKSGVASYYGGTQSGLATNSVLQDANGNIGHWALCLQVDLKGNTVEYEYDKRDGELYLKKVYYTGFGSQKGNYSVTFVKNSDLGEANRPDAQVSARLGFKQLNNQLLRKIEVRYKNDMIRSYELKFKEGAFKKTLLESISEYDSESKLFYTNTLDYFDDVRDASGKYNPFGPEQNWSVPNDNLKNSSIPSFSDILFSGKHSLVSSSEGSTEGVSYRLGVGLATNAGSLKGFTVGGHGGNSWGSSDVAVILEDLDGDGLPDKVFKTKSGVYYRKNLSASGQNSFGDLQQLNISDVGYSKSTSFNWGVDLNLKFGNIGYDEQRSTNKTKVYFMDFNGDGLTDFVRNGQVYYNRLENGIPTFRNSSTGTPSPVFGGGNVTIPGYTTISAEEIEKQNPLHDVVRMWEAPAKGIISVSHQYQLVQETTPERIKARAEYVNNAGDDKADGVRLYFQKGNQLIWNEAIGATDYNLKNRQNASLSVEKGERLYFRVSSVKDGNFDTVIWDPVITYLQTKQYDRDLNGNLAESDFTVPSALKDVNAYSLASYQASTDFFSSSLAGKVVPTAGNVLLKGILNKPVTSDHIKLVITKSYLDQSNPSVVVFEKTFLANEVASFNLASVSLPSFEAETQISLALQTETNINWQTVSFAPTVTVPAYVGGVAEEVPIEVSHLLYNKREGNYNMPGVISTTGGKVKLSILPQDLILATPFQYPGNINNYNGEVIISAKQNNVLLARNRYQIAAGTMVLLNNAFDNSVNYPDAVLGIPIQLEITVSNQQSITILKNYPKANALNIQVQVTDLKDIADLTDDVIWTKTTDDFAIYSLLNTDERTLGLYYRNWGGFVINGNLATNTIDQTQLKQSDAYNTEPDLNNTDPENYDGKGYEVANNYFVSLNPSYTKTKWEGLEEGIYIKGPTIGTSRLGEDDIADYTDFSLPNLQGGSTTALDMINESKSKSISAGVSAGQANIGYSKSIDGDSYVTQTMSDFNGDRFPDYIRGGNIQLTAPVGKVSDEIINIGDNFSHSKTSSEGPNFGGSYSHGAPSNSLSVTVAKADVKEKSSEGTASKEAEKGGNSISVSASQGKGEDRSAMIHSDINGDGLPDKISENGDVYLNTGYGFLPAEKWNFNTLNKGNSIDWSAGLGFSIKQGSISGGANYARSQSDSDESFMDINGDGLGDKIRYVGNTMLVSLNLGNAFDAPVVYPRFPEMSQNKGVSYGINANVSIDIIAWLLRITPTIGGSKGWSTNRSEGTFTDIDGDGNLDYIVSKDDGHLTAQLSNIKRTNKLKSVKNGAGNSYVVDYELTKPSYENPSAKWVLQSVDVFDGHTGDGIDHSIAKFRYEDGFQDRRERDFYGFGKVIQEQIDVADNSVFMTTVQEFYNQDYFRKSLLRHSYTLDKNGKMRQESENEYSFVDVATQASVPVSELNLPSCDAKRIFIGLIHANQKVYEGGSEYLETNTFNTYDANGNIIQYEDLGNGSADDKVTAKISYYESTTPYYGGIPKQLEVFTTEGLKRKRATTINTTTAEVTQIKNYAAADKIAITDIEYDTYGNLQKITGPSNHKAQRMTLEYVFDTENHQYMTEIKDAFGYQNKMEYDYRFGIPLKTTDRNDQSTIYTLDGKGRIATIKAPYEIASGKPYTIAYEYFPEAKVPYAKTKNYDPEFDKDIETYTYTDGLGRALQVKKTASLFTQAGSADQEALIISGKTIYDGLGRATTSYYPTTTTTIDNNFSTAVSNVTPTKTEYDEVSRAVKVTLPDGSTNSTVFAIESYDGVPVLRTTQTDALNKTTGTFTDATGQNLASMQNDLITKFETNALGEMIKVTDAMDHITQSSYDWLGRRVEFTHPDAGTTKMEYDLAGNLTTRITQDIKNTVPNGGAIQYVYNYNRLESIKYPKNPQNNVQYNYGKADGTPSRRGRLWFVQDASGGQEFFYGKLGEIEKEIRTLRITPTDIQTYISQYEYDTWNRIQKMTYPDGEVVEYTYNRAGNLQSMQGKKESHTYDYIKQLSYDEFEQRKYLKYGNDTETNYTYDPVMRRLQQLQVKSGTRQVMNNAYGYDLVGNVLSIKNTAPVVNNTLGGTSAHEYQYDDFYRLKSAKAVYQGEFTKASYELNMSYNKMHNITKKDLIHTVNNEQKGYVLDYNYDNELHPNAPNKIAETGKAEPRQYVYDGNGNPTSYTEEKSFRKMTWDEDNRLMGINDNGRIHQYTYDAGGERVIKSSGDSQNVAINGETAATIVHTDDYTGYVSPYFVISKGKFTKHYFEGAGRIVSKLGNGAFAQPLKITAGGVNYGKLTAEQQKALDTYVKSLGLPPGPPTQQGIYATPEFTGDPYPSEVIKPVEENQEPPEGWPRNPIFNAPGDVPGPPVQFGPPVEPTTVKGGEGFTGTGMPENDIFYFHPDHLGSTSYITTKNGSISQHVEYIAFGEILFEEHSSSFSSPYLFNGKELDRETNLSYYSARYYDAKTSLWLSVDPKMEKYPDIGSYVFVANNPLNAVDPNGEDIVFFNNQGTEIHRIKNDKVFETYVSNPKGIIYPGTSPFGTFVQVPMPKTIQSYTDGNGNTKNTTGSKYQKFDYMIAALTYIFNQNKEKDIVPTTGGKMLSDASTKVPDLDPTIVKAIIMEETVMGSGKSRGSNDPTQDIMQSNVYYSSTSNDWNSDKKQFGLTKGGGATPSQSIKAGIGILFQKGLRDPSNKGYTQTKEWFGGENWENAIRDYNGSKRKEDYRDDVLKMINEAQ